The Thermococcus thermotolerans genome contains a region encoding:
- a CDS encoding DUF257 domain-containing protein, producing the protein MKWEKATEIADSILPGETVLVKYTTSYIPEFLLRFFVEYSEKSGIPILIDDNFDTLHSILIRAKMMNLSLNLNKVYVIKTGGKLDVGNVVAKVQFHPDPRVYLKNYEEAIQKALQEIPTPLINLVVGVENLFLIIRTPLDAYRLILAMQRFMGNRNRKAFYIVNETVMESLPIRILPEFERISTTVIRLTPYHTGATLKVTKSINPNLIGREEKIDIEGWI; encoded by the coding sequence ATGAAATGGGAAAAAGCTACCGAGATCGCCGATTCCATCCTTCCCGGTGAAACGGTTCTCGTAAAATACACCACCTCGTACATCCCCGAGTTCCTTCTGAGGTTCTTCGTAGAGTACTCCGAGAAGAGTGGAATTCCCATCCTCATAGATGACAACTTTGATACGCTTCACTCAATCTTGATCCGTGCGAAGATGATGAACCTATCCCTGAACCTGAACAAAGTATACGTCATAAAAACCGGCGGAAAACTGGACGTCGGAAACGTTGTGGCAAAGGTTCAGTTCCACCCAGACCCTAGGGTCTACCTCAAAAACTATGAGGAGGCAATACAGAAAGCACTGCAGGAGATTCCCACCCCCCTCATAAACCTTGTAGTCGGAGTAGAGAACCTTTTTCTCATAATAAGAACGCCCCTCGACGCGTACCGGCTGATACTGGCAATGCAGAGATTCATGGGCAACAGAAACAGGAAGGCCTTTTATATAGTCAACGAGACCGTGATGGAGAGCCTTCCTATAAGAATCCTCCCGGAGTTCGAGAGGATATCAACTACTGTGATAAGGCTCACCCCGTACCATACCGGCGCGACCCTGAAGGTCACCAAAAGCATTAATCCGAATCTCATAGGTCGCGAAGAGAAGATAGACATTGAGGGGTGGATATGA
- a CDS encoding DUF257 domain-containing protein — MMEAFKKPVLVTKEDLYTMVEQIWPGGTTIIENRGALGAEFVLHAFIQYSKRKGIPLIVEDIFDTLPIYMRHLRLMGVSINDRDIMVIKVGGTQEAGNVIARIRFENDPHVYQRKIDKELQKVVGNGVYIHLVLGLERLLFLQGDVRSTYTLLGLIKQKLGDRRRVNVYLIEAPIMETLDFNPLPMLEDIATSAVEVTNEGELIRMKFRKSVFTMLMHREYVLVSPRETLRWWS; from the coding sequence ATGATGGAGGCGTTTAAAAAACCCGTCCTAGTTACCAAGGAGGATTTATACACCATGGTGGAGCAGATCTGGCCGGGAGGTACGACGATAATTGAAAACCGCGGTGCCCTGGGCGCCGAGTTTGTTCTCCATGCGTTCATCCAGTACTCAAAAAGAAAGGGTATACCCCTCATAGTGGAGGACATCTTCGATACGCTCCCCATCTACATGCGGCACCTCAGGCTGATGGGAGTCAGCATAAACGATAGAGACATCATGGTAATCAAGGTTGGAGGAACGCAGGAAGCGGGGAACGTTATTGCCAGGATCAGGTTCGAGAACGACCCCCACGTGTACCAGCGGAAGATCGATAAGGAGCTCCAGAAAGTTGTGGGCAACGGGGTCTACATACACCTTGTGCTCGGACTGGAGAGACTGCTGTTCCTCCAGGGCGACGTCCGCAGCACATACACCTTACTGGGGCTTATAAAGCAAAAACTGGGGGATAGACGCAGGGTAAACGTCTACCTGATAGAGGCCCCTATTATGGAAACCCTGGACTTTAACCCCCTGCCGATGCTGGAGGACATAGCGACTTCCGCGGTGGAGGTAACCAATGAAGGGGAACTCATAAGGATGAAGTTCAGGAAGTCGGTAT
- a CDS encoding DUF257 domain-containing protein, producing the protein MQPVAKETAFKFIEATPFGDVILMEDESPYGAALATYVFVKYARERGLPVYIDDVLDSLALVKKHLGFLGIDWDFSDVDVIKTGGMEPVGNIVSKIHLDAEPVLYITRHREATRKILQSGKHLNIVLGMERLFAFLETRREFYMFIAYLKEFLGNPNRKSFYIVSKPVLSTLRFNLLPELEEIASTVVEIKIKNGTHVTILKKSLFTDIIGKEFPGVPEEIARW; encoded by the coding sequence ATGCAGCCGGTGGCAAAGGAGACCGCGTTTAAGTTCATAGAGGCCACCCCCTTCGGGGACGTAATACTGATGGAGGACGAGTCCCCCTATGGCGCCGCACTGGCCACTTATGTCTTTGTAAAATACGCCAGAGAGAGGGGCCTACCTGTCTACATTGACGATGTGCTGGACTCCCTCGCGCTGGTAAAGAAACACCTGGGGTTCCTCGGCATTGACTGGGACTTCTCCGACGTCGATGTCATAAAGACGGGGGGCATGGAGCCCGTAGGAAATATCGTGAGCAAAATACACCTGGATGCCGAGCCAGTTCTCTACATCACCCGGCACAGGGAAGCGACCAGAAAAATACTCCAATCCGGAAAGCACCTGAACATAGTCCTCGGCATGGAGAGACTGTTTGCGTTTCTTGAGACCCGCAGGGAGTTCTACATGTTCATAGCATACCTCAAAGAGTTCCTCGGGAACCCCAACAGGAAATCCTTCTACATCGTCAGCAAGCCCGTGCTGTCAACGCTGAGGTTCAACCTGCTCCCGGAACTTGAGGAGATCGCCAGCACCGTCGTTGAGATAAAGATAAAAAACGGAACTCACGTTACCATACTCAAGAAGAGCCTATTCACCGACATCATCGGGAAGGAGTTCCCAGGTGTTCCTGAAGAGATAGCCCGGTGGTAA